One window from the genome of Treponema sp. OMZ 838 encodes:
- a CDS encoding 2-hydroxyacyl-CoA dehydratase subunit D — METIKELLEQFKYLANNPRKQLDKYLAAGKKAVGIFPYYAPEEIVYAAGIAPFGVWGGQGPIERAKEYFPTFYYSLALRCLEMALDGTLDGLSASMLTTLDDTLRPLSQNYKVSAGRKIPMIFINHGQHRKEDFGKKYNARIFTKAKEELEKICDVKVTDENLKKAFKVYNENRAEKRRFIKLAAAHPQSIKASDRCYVLKSSYFMLKDEHTELLKKLNALLEALPEEKWDGVRVVTSGVITDNPGLLDILDFYKVCVVADDVAHESRALKVDIDLSIDDPMLALADQFARMDEDPLLYDPDLTKRPAYVVKLAKDNKADGCLLFMLNFDDTEEMEYPSLKQAFSEAKIPLIKVGYDQQMSDFGQVKTQLETFNEIVQLNRM, encoded by the coding sequence ATGGAAACAATCAAAGAATTATTGGAACAATTTAAATATTTGGCGAATAATCCGCGGAAGCAGCTGGATAAATACCTTGCGGCAGGGAAAAAAGCCGTCGGTATTTTCCCGTACTATGCACCCGAAGAGATTGTCTATGCGGCAGGTATCGCACCGTTCGGCGTATGGGGCGGTCAAGGCCCCATCGAGCGGGCAAAGGAATACTTCCCGACATTCTATTACTCGCTGGCATTGCGCTGTTTGGAAATGGCCTTGGACGGTACCCTCGACGGGCTTTCCGCTTCAATGCTGACAACGCTGGATGACACGCTGCGTCCGCTCTCTCAGAACTACAAGGTAAGTGCCGGACGGAAAATTCCGATGATCTTTATCAATCACGGTCAGCACCGCAAAGAGGACTTCGGCAAGAAGTACAACGCGCGTATCTTCACCAAGGCGAAGGAAGAGCTGGAAAAAATCTGCGACGTTAAAGTAACCGATGAAAACTTAAAGAAAGCGTTCAAAGTGTATAACGAAAACAGGGCTGAAAAGCGCCGGTTTATCAAGCTCGCTGCGGCTCATCCGCAGAGCATAAAGGCTTCCGACCGCTGCTATGTGCTGAAAAGCTCATACTTTATGCTGAAAGACGAACACACAGAATTGCTCAAAAAGCTGAACGCCTTGCTCGAAGCCTTGCCGGAAGAAAAATGGGACGGCGTTCGGGTGGTTACCAGCGGTGTTATTACCGATAACCCCGGCTTGCTGGATATCTTAGATTTCTACAAGGTCTGTGTTGTTGCCGATGACGTTGCGCATGAATCCCGTGCGTTGAAGGTTGATATCGATCTTTCTATCGACGATCCGATGTTGGCGCTTGCCGATCAATTTGCCCGTATGGATGAGGATCCGCTGCTCTATGATCCTGATTTGACAAAGCGCCCTGCGTATGTGGTGAAACTGGCAAAGGACAACAAGGCTGACGGATGCCTCCTCTTTATGCTCAACTTTGATGATACGGAAGAGATGGAATATCCTTCGCTTAAGCAGGCATTCAGTGAAGCAAAAATCCCGTTGATTAAAGTCGGTTATGATCAGCAGATGTCGGACTTCGGGCAGGTAAAAACACAGCTTGAAACATTCAACGAGATTGTACAGCTCAATCGGATGTAA
- a CDS encoding transcriptional repressor — protein MKKAVSYKYSKQREALFNLLCSTHTHPTAAWLYDKLRKDFPHLSQGTVYRNLNILAEQKRIKVINVDGTFAHFDADMSAHNHVICTRCGKVEDAFMPSDEDCEKKAAEMSGYRIDSHRFDFFGLCPECQCLEKD, from the coding sequence ATGAAAAAAGCTGTGTCATACAAGTATTCAAAACAGCGGGAGGCATTGTTTAACCTATTATGTTCTACTCATACGCATCCTACGGCTGCGTGGCTGTATGATAAACTTCGGAAAGACTTTCCTCACTTGAGTCAGGGAACCGTTTACCGTAACTTAAATATTCTTGCCGAGCAAAAACGAATCAAGGTTATTAATGTTGACGGTACCTTTGCTCATTTCGATGCGGATATGAGCGCTCATAATCACGTCATCTGTACCCGGTGCGGCAAGGTAGAAGATGCGTTTATGCCGTCCGATGAAGATTGTGAGAAAAAGGCTGCGGAGATGAGCGGCTATCGCATTGATTCACATCGGTTTGATTTTTTCGGACTGTGTCCTGAGTGTCAGTGTCTTGAAAAGGATTGA
- a CDS encoding leucine-rich repeat domain-containing protein, with the protein MSENVWENDDFIFKGAELKGMTQKGKDKVKTQGLTDLTIPATAPDGTPITRIGDNAFYRRGLTSVVIPDTVESIGYDAFGVCKLTSVKLPSALKDIEGFAFYRNGLKEVTFGGKETKIEPSAFALNALTELNLPATLELVDTSSFYKNELTAVKIPASVKKINMYAFLKNNIKEVEIPKSVEFVHAHAFEPTTEVKK; encoded by the coding sequence ATGAGTGAAAATGTATGGGAAAATGATGATTTTATTTTTAAAGGCGCCGAATTAAAGGGCATGACACAGAAGGGAAAGGATAAGGTAAAAACACAAGGGCTTACCGATTTGACCATTCCGGCGACAGCTCCGGACGGGACTCCTATTACGCGGATCGGCGACAATGCATTTTACCGCAGGGGCTTAACCTCCGTTGTTATCCCTGACACGGTAGAAAGCATCGGCTATGATGCATTCGGCGTGTGTAAATTAACTTCGGTTAAACTGCCGAGCGCGTTGAAGGATATCGAAGGCTTTGCTTTTTACCGGAACGGTCTTAAAGAAGTGACCTTCGGCGGTAAGGAAACAAAGATTGAGCCGAGCGCCTTTGCATTAAATGCGTTGACGGAACTCAACTTGCCTGCAACCCTTGAGCTGGTTGATACTTCATCCTTCTACAAGAATGAGCTGACGGCGGTCAAGATTCCTGCATCGGTGAAGAAAATCAATATGTATGCTTTTTTGAAGAACAACATCAAAGAAGTGGAAATCCCCAAATCCGTGGAATTTGTGCATGCACACGCATTTGAACCGACTACCGAAGTAAAAAAATAA